Genomic DNA from Mauremys mutica isolate MM-2020 ecotype Southern chromosome 13, ASM2049712v1, whole genome shotgun sequence:
TGTCGAAGAGACGTCACTTGCTCCCTTCACACCCCCCGCCCGCGCCACCTGCTACTTCAGCACGTCCCGGCCGCTCCACACACCTGGCATGCAAGATGGAGCCCAGTTCAAAGTgctcccagccaggagcccctgggcagggcagtgGCGGGGACACAGTGGGCCGGGCGACAGGCAGGAGCCCTAAGGGGGCGCGTTACCATTGGGGATCTGACAGGACCATCCGCAGCTCGTCTGGCAGCACTTGAGGTTCTCCTCGCAGTCGCTGTCGGCCTGGCATTCCTCTGTGCAGTTAGCCGCCTCCACCACTGTGTCTGGGCACACGCCCTCTTTCTCTGAAACGGGAAAGGCCCACGGTGTAGCCACGGTCACACTGGTCCCAGGGAGAGGGCCAGGCTGTGGGCCAGGAGGGCAGCGAATGTATCCCCTGTCCCCGAGGACATTGTTAATGGTGAGAGGCCCTGGCTCACCCGAATGTGGGACCAGGTCCTGGCTCCATCCTGGCTCTCGCTGCACAagaccccctcccctggggggtCCCTCCAGCCGAAGGGCTGCGTACGTAGGTGGGACGTGGGCGGGGGCGCGGCGTTCCTACTCACTGGTAATGTTCTGGCCAGATGCAGACGGCAGCTCGGCCCAGAGAGCCAGGAGCCCCACCAGGAGGACGATGCTGCTGGACTTCACCATGGTCCTGTGGGGAGCCGGCTCCGACTGTCCGGACCTACCCAGGCTGGGCTTTAAGCTTTCCCAcaggtggggctgcagctggggagggaggggactgaTTCCCAGGTGATTTATAGAGAACGGGAGAGTCGCGCTCCCTCTTCATTCCATTGCACAATCCGTGGGTATCAGGTATCTGCTCTGGCCCGCCTGCGAACCAGGAAGTGAGAGCTCGGAAGGGACCCAGCATCTTCTgtagcacacagcaggcaggctgacAGCAAGCTGCTGCGGCTCCCGGACAGCCTGCCATGGCCACCGCTGGCCCCCAGACAGGTGGGGGCCAGGGTGATTCATGAACTTGCTTCTTATGCAGGTTTCTTCGGAGGAGCTGGGGTTTGCAGCTCCCCGGGGGGTGTTTCTGTGCATGGCACATCTCAGGGGCTGCTGCGTCCTGGTGAGCGGGAGAATTGCTGGCTGAATGTGCTCCGTGCATTGCCGAGCGTGCCCCTCGTGGCCCATCAGGATGGACGGCTCATTGTCTGAGAACTGGGGCAGCGGGAGCAGCCTGGGTCCCCCCAAACTGCAGCAGGTTGGACACAGGAACCCAAGGACTGTgatttcatagagtcatagaacttaaggccaaaagagacccttagatcatccagtctgacctcctgtagctCACAGGCCACCGAacttctcccagccccccagtgctgAGCCCAATCACCTCCCAGAAAGGCTCCAGCCTGCACGAGAAGGAGACTCCACGTTTCCCTGGGGAGTTTGGTCCAGTGGCTGCTCGCTGCCTGCACTGTTAACAGTTTGTGCCTTACACCTGATTGGAACCTCTCACTTCCAGCCCCTGGCTCCTGTTCTGCCGTTCCCCACCAGATTAACCAGCCCTGCAATACCTGGGAGGGAGGTAACTGAGGAAAATGCTGAATGGCGTGgggcctagaactgatcccttAGCAACCCCCTTAGCAACGCCCCCCTGCACTGACGCGTCCCTGGtttgggctggggccggggcgcaCTAACTCCCTACGGCTTGTGGAAATCACTCAACCACAGCTCCACTGCAGCAGCCTCCGGGCTGGAAAGCAGCTGCCCCTGTGCTAGCAATGCTCCCGCCACATgtctgggaggggacaggaggaaTCCGCTCTGCTGCTGAGACTGCAGTAGCGAAAGGCATGATGGGGCACTGCGCAATGGAGCTAACATGATCGCAGGCCCTGGGCTAGCACAGGGACGGGCTCACTTGCATACAATGATCCCACCAAGGGCTGAGCGCAGTTCCCACTCTCCCAGGTCAGGGGAAGTGGAGCAGTTCGGCTGAACCAAAAGCCTGGGAGCGCTGGGATGGGCGTAGCAGATGCTGCACCCATCCCTGTAGCCACCCAGTAGCAGAGTCCTTTCACAGCCCTTAATGAATTCAGCTTCTCGGAAAGGGAGGGTGTTGTCACCCCATGTTATGGAGCATGGCAGGTGAACGTCCACATCTCCTTATCTCCACGTctcaggtggggaaactgaggcacagccagAGATTGACTTGCTCCAGGCAACATTGGACACGGAAGCAGCATCTGCTGCAGGCAGACGTGTCCGTGTCACAGGGACACGGCACAGGCTTTGGGCACACGCCTGGGCTCCAGGCGAGCTCTTGGGGCTCTGAGGTCACACCGAGTTTGGCAGCTCTGTCCCTGTGCACATTGTCAAGTAATTTAAAGTCCAGAGTCAACAATGAGGCAAGGTGTGGAGCAGCCGTAAATCAACAGGCTGTTTGCTCTCGCACACACTGCTCCGGGAGTGCGGGAGCGTTTGCGTAATAACAAAGCCAGGACTGACACCGCCGGAGAGGGCTCTTTCACATCACTCGCCCCTGTGCCAGGACTCCgtcagagctgggggaaggggaggctaaAGCAGGGAGTGAACCCCATGGGGAGGGGCAGTAGCCAGGTGGTGAGCCGTGTGCGGGGCCCACTCCAGAGGCACGGTCCCAGATTACCTCGGTGTGCGACTGAGTGTCTGATCGACACACACCGTCCCACCTATGTCATGCACAGGCTGGAGCCCTGCATGCCCAGCCAGCTACCGGCGGTCACCCGAGTGCACAGCTGGGGAGCTGAGTGCAGAGCGGAGGCGCACAGATTACATGTCTTTGTCTGGTGTCCGGAGCAGGTGTCAGCACCAGGCAACAGTGaggtccttttttctttttcctttgcttggggtggcaaaaaagctggagccagccctgcttacgCCAGGACTTGGGCCGTGGGGAAGACCGATGCCTCAGCACCTTTCAGCTGCATCACGGTAACACTgtccagccctcatcccccacagCAGCCAGTGACAGTTGGCTTTGATGATGTAAACTTATAGCTTTGGTTTCCATTGGCTGGTGCTGTTAACACTCAATAGCCTTGCTAGAGAGCTGCGTTGATGGTGCTCCGGTTTCTTAGCTTGGAGCAGACTCTGGTTCTACCGGTGAAGCAGAAGCAAGCGCTCTCGCTGAAGAGGTGCCCGTTCACGTTCCCCTCCGGTCACAACAACACATGGAGCTGGACTGCGCCACGGCAGCTCCAGGCGGGCTCTCTGCATCCCCATGCTGGAgaggatggcggggggggggtccgtttCCACCAGAGGGACTGGCGTATGGACATGGACGTCGCCCTGCGGGATTTGGGGAAGCCTAAGGTGACCTGAGACAATCCCCAAGAGTGGCAGGCAGGTTGTCAGCTCTCGTGGCAGGGAGCAGCttgtgttctgtttgtacagcccctagcaccgcAGGACTGCGGTCCATGATGGGGGCTCCGAGGTCCTATGATCATACAGATATCAGACAATACCAGGCAACATGCTAAATGGTGCTTCCTTTTCCACCTGGGAGAGTCCATTGTTTGGCCTGCCGAGGACCCTGTGTGCTCCCCACACATGGGACACAGGAACTGACCAGTTATGAGTtgccagcagcaaacccctccccaTGGCGGACCCAGGCCTATTCGAAGGGCTTGGGGGAGTTGACTTCGGCAGGGCTGAAGACTGCCACAAAG
This window encodes:
- the LOC123348220 gene encoding LOW QUALITY PROTEIN: WAP four-disulfide core domain protein 2-like (The sequence of the model RefSeq protein was modified relative to this genomic sequence to represent the inferred CDS: deleted 1 base in 1 codon); protein product: MKRERDSPVLINHLGISPLPPQLQPHLWESLKPSLGRSGQSEPAPHRTMVKSSSIVLLVGLLALWAELPSASGQNITKKEGVCPDTVVEAANCTEECQADSDCEENLKCCQTSCGWSCQIPNEKPGSCPVVQGGIPLLGLCKNQCKVDSQCQGTMKCCMNGCRKLACVRPNF